One Aegilops tauschii subsp. strangulata cultivar AL8/78 chromosome 7, Aet v6.0, whole genome shotgun sequence genomic window carries:
- the LOC141027186 gene encoding uncharacterized protein, with protein sequence MAFSDEYRGVEAHGNTKLHVIHTNYKKQMALSLTKCTVFDNFLADPRYTFAGFSIDDDETRLERVNLEVANFVDIQKEWRVPKATKELESLGDVSGMLIDDYYDNMKKKIAEDEHGRWATLPLSMRHIEYAEKDGYVAYEIWNRITLTQDGLRRAKLEKEEPPKKRARSSWGWGDATW encoded by the exons ATGGCGTTCTCCGACGAGTACAGGGGCGTGGAGGCCCACGGCAACACCAAGTTGCACGTCATCCACACCAACTACAAGAAGCAGATGGCGCTCTCCCTCACGAA GTGCACCGTCTTCGACAACTTCCTCGCCGACCCCAGGTACACCTTTGCTGGCTTCTCCATCGACGACGACGAAACCAGGCTAGAGCGCGTCAACTTGGAGGTCGCCAACTTCGTCGACATCCAGAAGGAGTGGAGGGTGCCCAAGGCAACCAAGGAGTTGGAGTCCCTTGGAGACGTCTCCGGCATGCTCATCGACGACTACTACGacaacatgaagaagaagatcgCCGAAGATGAACACGGGCGCTGGGCCACCCTGCCTCTGTCCATGAGGCACATCGAGTACGCAGAAAAGGACGGCTATGTAGCGTACGAGATATGGAACCGCATCACCCTCACCCAGGACGGGCTTCGCCGTGCAAAGCTAGAGAAGGAGGAGCCCCCCAAGAAGCGCGCCAGGAGCAGTTGGGGATGGGGAGACGCTACCTGGTGA
- the LOC141027187 gene encoding uncharacterized protein, which produces MELDKFLMNGEYTFVGFAIEGDKSKLKLSGLEINSDNYIDIQVEWRDPYNKKEFDSLADVAGRMIDIHYHDMKKKINRKEDHTLWEFCPLPDKLIKYAEIDAFATYESWRIIYDVIMGLDRAKREKETKKKKNKGVIQYSNYQ; this is translated from the coding sequence ATGgaactagacaaattcctcatgaATGGTGAGTACACCTTCGTCGGATTCGCCATTGAAGGAGACAAAAGCAAGCTGAAGCTATCTGGCTTGGAGATCAACTCCGACAACTACATTGATATTCAGGTGGAATGGAGAGACCCATACAATAAAAAGGAGTTTGACTCTTTGGCTGATGTTGCCGGCAGGATGATAGACATTCACTACCATgacatgaagaaaaaaattaatCGCAAGGAGGACCATACTCTGTGGGAATTTTGCCCGCTGCCAGATAAGCTTATCAAGTATGCAGAAATAGATGCATTCGCAACATATGAGTCATGGAGAATCATCTACGATGTCATAATGGGACTGGACAGggcaaaaagagaaaaagaaacaaagaagaagaagaacaagggtgTAATCCAATACAGCAACTACCAATAA